In Lolium perenne isolate Kyuss_39 chromosome 5, Kyuss_2.0, whole genome shotgun sequence, the sequence tgccataacttgacgtctggccggatcccaaggtgtccttcgcagagagtcacgaagttggacaggagaaggtaagagtttgggcagatgttgtggggctggagcccatatgtgttgaggacggagaggaagaactccgaacggggaagtgaaagtccgcgttccacccaagctttggtcatgacaatttctccggcttcaggcttggggacgtcggagtcgcgcgtgaaactccaatgtgtggagatcatgccctcgttctggagctctctaagctccacatcggtagttgcgcaaggccaccactgaccccgctctccttcgcggatccgggctttggacgccctcttgttttccgcttcctgcacctttgctgccatccgagcttgtccctcgagttcttcttggagctcttgaagggaagggatccggcttggagcggtgctggaagatgcggaaaaaggttgagctagtctgatgtcggaaacGTATGGTGGCAGGAACGATATGGGATCCaggcatatgggttctatttgattgggatcagggctactcggagagctaccagtacaatgcgacgtttcgagtggcatgcttccggctgcgcccatacaaagtatttgagtacccggatcactaagcctatcttctacactaggttatcttctacaagaccggcgcacttaccgctaatggcgcggtggctcgacggagctccggcgaagatgaggtcgccgaacttgaaggaaatcgtcctgcgtgaccacgaatcggcggcggagcgaaATTCTCGTTCAACCGCGggaatcttggcgcgaggggggccttggtttggcggcgcgcggagttcaccgtggcagaagctcgccggagtcgagatctggcgggcggcgcggcgcgaggaggaagacgaggtggTGAGAAGGGGTGAAAGAATGATTTTTTAccgagccgcggggtatttatagaccgcacgcggagattcgggatccagATCCgatggtggaaacggaacggacacaccgttggatggatgacacgtgttttaggtcaagcGCGGTAAAATGACGTGAAGGTAACTTAACCACGCACTCCCGGAAATttcggctaaagatttgcatctgcgaaaatttagcgcgggaaatgaggaagttgtgcgcgggaagagTGAACTTTCCGTTATTGGCATGATCTGAAGATGGAGGATTTCCGGAGaaatgaacccggaatcaagtaagaagttttgaagctcttcgagattctcttcgtttccgagctgtataaagtcggaggaatgatgaatctcggagaacttcgggggctactgttgtgggtatactttatgggtatatccacggcatggcctagatccggcaagcccgggtggctcatagttggtggtgaggcatgtggcccatcgggcggcccagttgctgtagatcatgaaggatgaagtccagcccaggaacgaggagccggatcctaaccgacctacgaaggaggccggatccgtgaaggcccatgaagtatccggatcccgcgtgacctagaaggaaggcggatccttgacgtacacggcaaggctttgtaccgtagttaggcaacttgtattccggctaggactctccgtgtaaaccctagatccgtgcgcctttataagccggatcctgggagccctagaggcaggttcacaaccacaactcattgtaacaacgcgaaagcgcccagataattccagacaagcagcagtaggccctgtcatcgtgcaggtgttccgaagctgggtaactcgcgtaccaccgtcccgtgtgcactccgccctatggcccctacttcttctccccctcgtgaggatccctcctccggggtaccgtcgattaggcaacgacatcgaccttgagcttgaagtaggggtcgaactctcgaacgccgtggaggatattcatgaacaggcccttgctcatcctgtaccggcgccgaaaattgtcggcatgtgttgcgtcgtcggcgaagtagtcgttgtgcagcatggcatgcccctccatcctctgccggggcttcgacttccttcttcccggccttgatcctccgcggcgcggcctcttcctcttctccgcctcatcgtcaagcatgtcctggagggacgcgatgatcagcaaatgctcccgcaggtcatcgtcgaacgcttgctcgtcctccagcagcagggcaaccatctcatcgtcgctgtccatggctaaagcaaaatcaatagttaaaattgcgccgaggcagacgacgcaacaaacagcgaccaatcgcgcctacctggccagtcgtcgagcaccttctgtgcgcggaggtggggcggatttgacggcgcgttctgggaggcgctggcgacgcggcggcggcggcacgaccggcgggagccccagccgcgacaacggtgctgACTCGCAGCAcagatcagacgcccaaacggccgggaaatccagcggcggcggtggggtgggaggcgcgggaaggaaggagcgacgagaaaagaggcgcgaaccaacggtttatgcaaatagtcgccgacatgtgggagcccgcctcgcttttcgttgtgtccggcgtccccggagcgtcccctgtgggacggggacgggctcggggcgccggacaccgtataggggcgcgccggacaaaaaagggctttgggggacgcggctggaacgctttttttgtccggcgcgccccaaatccctttgggggacgctttgggggacgcgactggagatgctcttaattgGTTTGGTTGGGGTGGTTCTGAGACCCTTCTTCGGTGCAAATGTTTGCTTAACCATCAAATTTTTGTTCGCGTGACTCTCACAAGTAGCCCTTAAGACCTACACGGTTCACTCCACTGAACTCATGGTCGCTACTGTTTTAATTTGATGCAACTATCATCCGCGACTCCAACACGGCGTTATATGTTACCCTGgtcacatttttttgaacttattGATCTGTCCATCTCTATTCTCTACCGTCGCCTCACACGCACACCACACTCGTGCTATCATCGTGCCCTCTGTCGCCCCTTCCCTCTCTAAGTTTGGGCACTTTGACAACTGCCGATTGCGGCACAGAGGAAACTCACAAAACTAGAATCCTCAAGAAAATCACAAGTTCAATAAATTGAACAATGCTCCATGACTCTAGTGAATTAGCGTTTCGAAGCTATATCCATGTTTTCGCCATAGTGGTATAGAAAACTTCACTAAATGGTCCTTTTTATGTTACTACCTTTATCATAGAAGGATGTTGCAAATTTATCTaaattagatgtatctagatacttTTCAGTGTGTGCATACATTTAAGTTTAGATAAATCTTCATTATCATTTTATGGATGAAGGAAGTAGATTTTATGGGTGTAAATAGTCTCCAAGTCTCCATGCGCAAGTGAGTACAGTTCGAAGGATTTCAGAACACTTGTATTGAAAAGGCAGGGATTAAATGTGCATGTTATATCATACATGACATGAAAATACAAAAGACTCTTATTTGGTTACATCACGGGAATAATAGAATCATTCACAATTCCTACAAAATTTTGTAGCCTTTGACTTGACCACACACTACTAACTGGGGAACTTTTGCAAAGAATACCTTTATCCTTTTCGCTTTTCCTGTTTCTCTTGACCAGGACGGCCGGGTTCGCACTTCACAAAAGCCGAGTAACTATAGAACGATTTATCGTCCATCCTCAAGCTTTGACTGAAACTGTGTTGGCCGTTGGCTTTAAGCCTTTAACCGACTTCTTTGCTTTGGCTTCGATAGACAGATGGGATACAATCAGGAGTGGCAGCGCCTCGTGGACATTCCCGTTTCACTGCCACATGAGTCCTACCAGGCACCTTTTCTTTTTTCTTGAGAATGGGTAGAACCAAAACTTCACCTTCAAATGCTGAAGTCACTTTTTTGAGATTTGAAAGAATCTGAAATTAGATACAAACATTCATACAAGCATTCTGAAGGTTCGGTATAAATTCTGGAGGAAAATGAGTTGTATTTTCAGATATACAAaataaaattcagacaaaaatctgAGTTTTCTATCTCTATGTACAAGCACAATTTTTTCTGCAATTTCTACCGAAACTTCGCATGAGTATTGAGGGCGTGTGTATTTATTCATTAAATAAATTTTAAGATATTTTGGAACATAAAAGTATAAATTTTAAATATTTCAAAATTCAGTGCTCGTGTGCACTAAATCTGCtctaaaagagaaagaaagaaaaagaccgCAGAGAGATCGATGGAGAGCACGACGAGTCTGGTGCTGGTGCATGTCGTAACTGTACAAAAAAAGAGGAGAAGAAACACACCCGCACTCGGGTCGGTGGCTGATGATCATGGTTGTCGCTATCGCGATAGAGATCCTAGTATCTTACGATACTAAGATCCTACCATGCTGAAACGATGCGTATCACACAGTGCATTCTAATCGGGTGGTATCATTGTGCCTTGAATTGGTATTATCCCGATACTTCTTTCATAGGTGATACCACACGCCAGTTAAAACTAATCAAAGAATTAGTTAAGTTGCTGACATCAGCAAGCCTTATAGGCAGGTAATTGGTTCATTGGTTTCTTGTTGTGGACTAAACATACTATTTTTCGCCTCTGCATCCCTCATGTGGTATTGGGCTGCATGTTACAAGTCTACAACATGATATACCACTATCTTACAAGAATAATATGACATGGAACCATGTTTTTTCAGAAACATATGGAAGATAACTATTTAATTTAACATAAAAAATTGCGgatagagatttggtgcacatgggcatCAGTGATCtcgtttaaaaaaataaaaaatcatattttttagttttaaaaaaaaatctggaAAAAAATCCACATATAGATAATgatgtatcccacaaac encodes:
- the LOC139831425 gene encoding uncharacterized protein, translating into MKSDLHCVDQLFLQATEGDGLLLSVAVHRLFPARESSAAMQARSMVSEPPQPNQLRASPVASPKASPKGIWGAPDKKSVPAASPKALFCPARPYTVSGAPSPSPSHRGRSGDAGHNEKRGGLPHVGDYLHKPLVRASFLVAPSFPRLPPHRRRWISRPFGRLICAASQHRCRGWGSRRSCRRRRVASASQNAPSNPPHLRAQKVLDDWPAMDSDDEMVALLLEDEQAFDDDLREHLLIIASLQDMLDDEAEKRKRPRRGGSRPGRRKSKPRQRMEGHAMLHNDYFADDATHADNFRRRYRMSKGLFMNILHGVREFDPYFKLKVDVVA